The Streptomyces sp. DH-12 genome has a window encoding:
- the cpaB gene encoding Flp pilus assembly protein CpaB codes for MNSRQRRGVILILLSVLCALGAFAGVLSVIDDVRSKVGPEVAAYRLKTDIAPYTTLGADQFERIEMPERWLSENAVTDLDDLRGKIAVTTLRKGSLLQNDMIVDRPALQPGQQEVAIMVDAATGVAGKITPGSTVNVYATFEGQREGDPDQSKIIVTGAKVLDVGRLTALQPDEDDRRGPADAVPITFALSTLDAQRITYAESFAQRVRLALVGPGGDTGVPEKDRTYELAQDK; via the coding sequence ATGAACTCCCGTCAGCGCCGCGGCGTGATACTCATCCTCCTGTCGGTCCTGTGCGCCCTCGGCGCGTTCGCCGGCGTGCTCTCCGTCATCGACGACGTGCGCTCCAAGGTCGGCCCCGAGGTCGCCGCGTACCGCCTGAAGACCGACATCGCGCCCTACACCACGCTCGGCGCCGACCAGTTCGAGCGGATCGAGATGCCCGAGCGGTGGCTGTCGGAGAACGCCGTCACCGACCTCGACGACCTCCGCGGCAAGATCGCCGTCACCACCCTGCGCAAGGGGTCGCTGCTGCAGAACGACATGATCGTGGACCGGCCCGCCCTCCAGCCGGGGCAGCAGGAGGTCGCCATCATGGTCGACGCGGCGACCGGCGTGGCCGGCAAGATCACCCCCGGTTCCACGGTCAACGTGTACGCCACCTTCGAGGGACAGCGCGAGGGCGACCCCGACCAGTCGAAGATCATCGTCACGGGCGCCAAGGTCCTCGACGTGGGCCGGCTCACCGCCCTCCAGCCGGACGAGGACGACCGCCGCGGACCCGCCGACGCCGTCCCGATCACCTTCGCGCTGTCCACCCTCGACGCCCAGCGCATCACCTACGCCGAGTCGTTCGCCCAGCGGGTGCGGCTCGCGCTGGTCGGTCCCGGGGGCG
- a CDS encoding glycoside hydrolase family 18 protein, giving the protein MDRAPRTPGRGRRPWAAALVSALALALPLAGAGQATAADVNNAKNAGFESGLSGWTCSANSGSVVPSPVHGGSAALKATPAGQDNARCSQTVAVRPDSTYRLSGWVRGGYAYLGVTGTGTTDVSTWTPDSTSWKQLSTSFSTGAGTTSVTVYTHGWYGQQPYYVDDVSVLGPDGGGGGDPEPSVPGTPGGLTASGTTATSVTLAWNAVSGATGYTVYRDGARVTAVTGTSATVTGLAAATSYSFQVAATNAAGESAKSAAVSVRTRENGGGGGGDLPRHAVTGYWQNFDNGATVQRISDVPDQYDIIAVAFADATGTPGAVTFTLDSAGLDGYTVDQFKADVRAKQAAGKKVIISVGGEKGTVSVNDSASATNFANSVYALMREYGFDGVDIDLENGLNATYMTQALRALSAKAGPSMILTMAPQTIDMQSTSNSYFRTALNVKDILTVVNMQYYNSGSMLGCDGKVYSQGSVDFLTALACIQLENGLDPSQVGLGLPASTRGAGSGYVAPSVVNAALDCLTRGTNCGSFKPSKTYPDLRGAMTWSTNWDATAGNAWSNAVGPHVHALP; this is encoded by the coding sequence GTGGACCGCGCACCACGCACGCCCGGACGCGGCAGACGCCCCTGGGCGGCCGCCCTCGTCTCCGCCCTGGCCCTCGCCCTCCCGCTCGCCGGCGCGGGCCAGGCGACCGCGGCCGACGTCAACAACGCGAAGAACGCCGGCTTCGAGTCGGGCCTGAGCGGCTGGACCTGCTCCGCGAACAGCGGCAGCGTCGTCCCCTCCCCGGTGCACGGCGGTTCGGCCGCGCTGAAGGCCACGCCCGCCGGGCAGGACAACGCCCGCTGTTCCCAGACGGTCGCGGTGCGGCCCGACTCCACGTACCGGCTGTCCGGGTGGGTGCGGGGCGGGTACGCCTACCTGGGCGTGACCGGCACCGGCACCACGGACGTGTCCACCTGGACGCCGGACTCGACCAGCTGGAAGCAGCTGTCGACCAGCTTCTCCACGGGCGCCGGCACCACGTCGGTGACGGTCTACACGCACGGCTGGTACGGCCAGCAGCCCTACTACGTCGACGACGTGTCCGTCCTCGGCCCCGACGGGGGCGGCGGCGGTGACCCGGAGCCGTCGGTCCCGGGCACGCCGGGCGGGCTGACCGCCTCCGGCACGACGGCGACCTCGGTGACGCTGGCGTGGAACGCGGTGTCCGGCGCGACCGGCTACACCGTCTACCGCGACGGCGCCCGGGTGACCGCCGTGACCGGCACCTCGGCGACGGTGACCGGGCTGGCGGCCGCCACGTCGTACTCCTTCCAGGTCGCGGCGACCAACGCGGCGGGCGAGTCGGCGAAGTCGGCGGCGGTGTCCGTGCGGACGCGGGAGAACGGCGGCGGCGGGGGCGGTGACCTGCCCCGGCACGCGGTGACCGGCTACTGGCAGAACTTCGACAACGGCGCGACCGTGCAGCGGATCTCGGACGTCCCGGACCAGTACGACATCATCGCGGTCGCCTTCGCCGACGCCACCGGCACCCCGGGCGCCGTCACCTTCACCCTGGACTCGGCGGGCCTGGACGGCTACACCGTCGACCAGTTCAAGGCGGACGTCCGGGCCAAGCAGGCGGCCGGCAAGAAGGTCATCATCTCGGTGGGCGGCGAGAAGGGCACCGTCTCGGTGAACGACTCGGCCTCCGCGACGAACTTCGCGAACTCGGTGTACGCGCTGATGCGGGAGTACGGCTTCGACGGCGTCGACATCGACCTGGAGAACGGCCTCAACGCGACCTACATGACGCAGGCGCTGCGGGCGCTGTCCGCGAAGGCGGGCCCGTCGATGATCCTGACGATGGCGCCGCAGACCATCGACATGCAGTCGACGTCCAACTCCTACTTCCGGACCGCGCTGAACGTGAAGGACATCCTCACGGTCGTCAACATGCAGTACTACAACAGCGGTTCCATGCTGGGCTGCGACGGCAAGGTCTACAGCCAGGGCTCGGTGGACTTCCTCACCGCGCTGGCCTGCATCCAGCTGGAGAACGGCCTCGACCCGTCGCAGGTGGGCCTCGGCCTGCCGGCCTCGACGCGGGGCGCGGGCAGCGGCTACGTGGCGCCGTCCGTGGTGAACGCCGCCCTGGACTGCCTGACCCGCGGCACCAACTGCGGCTCCTTCAAGCCGTCGAAGACCTACCCGGACCTGCGCGGCGCGATGACCTGGTCCACCAACTGGGACGCGACGGCCGGCAACGCCTGGTCCAACGCGGTGGGCCCGCACGTCCACGCCCTCCCGTGA
- a CDS encoding SigE family RNA polymerase sigma factor — MRQQRTADYAEFASARAGHLYRSACLLTAGDTHLAEDLVQETFGQLYVRWGRVSRAENPAAYAQTVLTRTFLAHRRLRSSRERATDTFPDLPGAADGDAPLRLTLMAALARLPAKDRAVVVLRYWEDRSVEQTADVLNVSSAAVRTRCVRALGRLRELLGEDVHEYARP; from the coding sequence ATGCGACAGCAGCGCACGGCGGACTACGCGGAGTTCGCCTCCGCACGGGCAGGACACCTGTACCGGTCCGCATGCCTGCTGACGGCCGGGGACACCCACCTCGCCGAGGACCTCGTGCAGGAGACCTTCGGCCAGCTGTACGTCCGCTGGGGGCGCGTGTCCCGGGCCGAGAACCCGGCCGCGTACGCGCAGACCGTGCTCACCCGGACCTTCCTCGCCCACCGGCGGCTGCGCAGCAGCCGGGAGCGGGCGACCGACACGTTCCCCGACCTGCCCGGCGCCGCCGACGGGGACGCGCCGCTGCGGCTGACGCTGATGGCCGCGCTCGCCCGGCTGCCCGCCAAGGACCGGGCCGTCGTCGTCCTGCGCTACTGGGAGGACCGTTCGGTGGAGCAGACCGCCGACGTGCTGAACGTCAGCTCGGCGGCCGTGCGCACGCGGTGCGTCCGCGCGCTCGGCCGGCTGCGGGAGCTGCTGGGCGAGGACGTCCACGAGTACGCCCGCCCCTGA
- a CDS encoding Nramp family divalent metal transporter, with protein sequence MADTTGNTQDTGAKAGPGPHSRTSSWRHIGPGIVVAATGVGAGDLVATLIAGSNFGYTLLWAAVVGCLVKISLAEACGRWHLSTGRTLFDGWAGLGRWTTWFFAVYAVIWGFVYGAAAMSSSALPLQALFPGVMDLEYWGIACGLVGLAFVWFNKYAVFEKVMTVLVGVMFVVTVYLAFRVTPNLGDAFAGLLPVLPDEEDSVLNTLGLIGGVGGTITLAAYGYWVNAKGWTGTGWMKVMRLDNRVAYLTTGVFVVAMLFVGAELLHSADIAISSGDQGLIQLGDILEDRYGATTGTLFLVGFFAASFTSLIGVWHGVSLMFADFLARQRGERQARADELASGRRERSWTFRAYLLWLTFPPMILLFQDEPFRLIIIYGVLGAAFMPFLALTLLWLLNSSRTPREWRSGPLSNGMLAAAGLLFLVLAVKQIWDQPWSEFF encoded by the coding sequence ATGGCGGACACCACGGGAAACACCCAGGACACCGGGGCGAAGGCCGGGCCCGGCCCCCACTCGCGCACGTCCAGTTGGCGCCACATCGGCCCCGGCATCGTCGTCGCCGCGACCGGCGTGGGCGCCGGCGACCTCGTGGCCACCCTCATCGCCGGCAGCAACTTCGGCTACACCCTGCTGTGGGCCGCGGTCGTCGGCTGCCTGGTGAAGATCTCCCTCGCGGAGGCCTGCGGACGGTGGCACCTGTCCACCGGACGCACCCTGTTCGACGGCTGGGCCGGCCTCGGCCGCTGGACCACCTGGTTCTTCGCCGTCTACGCCGTCATCTGGGGCTTCGTCTACGGCGCGGCCGCCATGTCGTCCAGCGCGCTGCCGCTCCAGGCGCTGTTCCCGGGCGTGATGGACCTCGAGTACTGGGGCATCGCCTGCGGACTGGTGGGCCTGGCCTTCGTCTGGTTCAACAAGTACGCGGTGTTCGAGAAGGTCATGACCGTCCTGGTGGGCGTCATGTTCGTGGTGACCGTCTACCTGGCGTTCCGCGTCACCCCCAACCTGGGCGACGCCTTCGCCGGACTCCTCCCCGTGCTGCCCGACGAGGAGGACTCCGTCCTCAACACCCTCGGCCTGATCGGCGGCGTCGGCGGCACCATCACGCTGGCCGCCTACGGCTACTGGGTCAACGCCAAGGGCTGGACCGGCACCGGCTGGATGAAGGTCATGCGGCTGGACAACCGGGTCGCCTACCTCACCACCGGCGTCTTCGTCGTCGCGATGCTCTTCGTCGGCGCGGAGCTGCTGCACTCGGCCGACATCGCCATCTCCAGCGGCGACCAGGGGCTGATCCAGCTCGGCGACATCCTGGAGGACCGGTACGGAGCGACCACCGGCACGCTGTTCCTGGTCGGCTTCTTCGCCGCCTCCTTCACCTCCTTGATCGGCGTCTGGCACGGCGTGAGCCTGATGTTCGCCGACTTCCTGGCCCGGCAGCGCGGCGAGCGGCAGGCGCGCGCCGACGAGCTGGCCTCCGGGCGCCGGGAACGCTCCTGGACCTTCCGCGCCTACCTGCTGTGGCTCACCTTCCCGCCGATGATCCTGCTGTTCCAGGACGAGCCGTTCCGCCTGATCATCATCTACGGCGTCCTCGGTGCGGCCTTCATGCCGTTCCTCGCCCTCACCCTGCTGTGGCTCCTCAACTCCTCCCGCACCCCGCGCGAATGGCGCAGCGGCCCCCTGAGCAACGGCATGCTGGCGGCCGCGGGCCTGCTCTTCCTGGTCCTGGCCGTCAAGCAGATCTGGGACCAGCCGTGGTCGGAGTTCTTCTGA
- a CDS encoding M14 family metallopeptidase, producing MRLRSRGRRPAALAALLALALAAPLSLTAAAPAGADGARPAASSADDIRQYEIHQRTTPVTRTAIQRAGVTVDEADEETVVVSGRADQIRALRRQGYEVTPLGAAPDRSTAADGLRLFDFPSADSRYHNYAEMTAEIDQRIAAYPSIMSKRVIGKSYQGRDIVAVKVSDNVGTDEAEPEVLFTHHQHAREHLTVEMALYLLRELGAGYGTDARITRMVQQREIWIVPDLNPDGGEYDIATGSYRSWRKNRQPNSGSTAVGTDLNRNWNYRWGCCGGSSGSTSSDTYRGSAPESAPEVKVVADFVRSRVVGGVQQIKAGIDFHTYSELVLWPFGYTYADTTTGMTADDHAAFKAVGQKMAASNGYTAQQSSDLYITDGSIDDYLWGTHKIFGYTFEMYPRSASGGGFYPPDEVIERETSRNRDAVLQLLENADCMYRVIGKEGQYCG from the coding sequence ATGCGACTCCGTTCCCGCGGCAGACGCCCCGCCGCGCTCGCCGCACTCCTCGCCCTCGCCCTGGCCGCGCCCCTGTCGCTCACGGCGGCCGCCCCGGCCGGGGCCGACGGGGCACGCCCGGCGGCCTCCTCGGCGGACGACATCCGCCAGTACGAGATCCACCAGCGCACCACTCCCGTCACCCGCACGGCGATCCAGCGGGCCGGCGTCACCGTGGACGAGGCCGACGAGGAGACCGTGGTCGTCTCCGGCCGCGCGGACCAGATCCGCGCACTGCGCCGCCAGGGTTACGAGGTCACCCCGCTGGGCGCGGCCCCGGACCGCTCGACGGCCGCCGACGGCCTGCGCCTGTTCGACTTCCCCTCGGCCGACTCCCGTTACCACAACTACGCCGAAATGACCGCGGAGATCGACCAGCGGATCGCGGCGTACCCGTCGATCATGAGCAAGCGGGTGATCGGGAAGTCCTACCAGGGCCGGGACATCGTCGCCGTCAAGGTCAGCGACAACGTCGGCACCGACGAGGCCGAGCCCGAGGTCCTGTTCACCCACCACCAGCACGCCCGCGAGCACCTCACCGTCGAGATGGCGCTGTACCTGCTGCGCGAGCTCGGCGCCGGCTACGGCACCGACGCCCGGATCACCCGGATGGTGCAGCAGCGGGAGATCTGGATCGTCCCCGACCTCAATCCGGACGGCGGCGAGTACGACATCGCCACCGGCTCCTACCGCTCCTGGCGCAAGAACCGCCAGCCCAACTCCGGTTCCACGGCCGTCGGCACGGACCTGAACCGCAACTGGAACTACCGCTGGGGCTGCTGCGGCGGGTCGTCGGGCAGCACGTCCTCGGACACGTACCGGGGTTCGGCGCCCGAGTCCGCGCCCGAGGTGAAGGTGGTCGCCGACTTCGTGCGCAGCCGGGTCGTCGGCGGGGTGCAGCAGATCAAGGCCGGCATCGACTTCCACACCTACAGCGAGCTGGTGCTCTGGCCCTTCGGCTACACCTACGCCGACACCACCACCGGCATGACGGCCGACGACCACGCGGCCTTCAAGGCCGTCGGCCAGAAGATGGCCGCCAGCAACGGCTACACGGCCCAGCAGTCCAGCGACCTGTACATCACCGACGGGTCGATCGACGACTACCTCTGGGGCACCCACAAGATCTTCGGCTACACCTTCGAGATGTACCCGAGGTCGGCGTCGGGCGGCGGCTTCTACCCGCCCGACGAGGTCATCGAGCGGGAGACGTCCCGCAACCGCGACGCCGTCCTCCAGCTCCTGGAGAACGCCGACTGCATGTACCGGGTGATCGGCAAGGAGGGCCAGTACTGCGGCTAG
- a CDS encoding gluconate:H+ symporter, which translates to MSHPSLPLAASAPAETPPHTGGLLLLVDGTAGLLTVAALGIALLLFLIIKVRLQPFVALLGVSIAVGLLAGLSVTELFGTVQRSDAVSTIESGMGGILGHVAIIIGLGTMLGAILEVSGGAEVLAGRLLGLFGEKRAPLAMGLTGLIFGIPVFFDVGIFVLAPIVYAAAKRSGKSVLLYCLPLLAGLSVTHAFLPPHPGPVAAAGLLHVDLGWVILMGVVCGLPAVVAAWVYSAWIGKRIFVPVPQDMVEAAQEAKDAVVAEQRASGVEPRETPVPLGTVLGIIGTPLLLILAATFSSIALDESTLRSVIEFFGHPFVALTLALFLAYYLLGVRRGWSRKSLETVSTSSLKPVGNILLVVGAGGVFGAVLKGSGVAQALSDTFNDVGLPVIVLSYLISVVLRVAQGSATVAIVTTAGIVAPLLSEGDHSQAFVALVIMAISAGSIFASHVNDGGFWMVAKYFGISERDTLKTWTVLESVLSVAGFVVAAALSLVV; encoded by the coding sequence ATGTCCCACCCGTCCCTCCCGCTCGCCGCCTCCGCCCCGGCGGAGACACCACCGCACACCGGAGGACTGCTCCTCCTCGTCGACGGCACCGCGGGCCTGCTCACCGTCGCCGCCCTCGGCATCGCGCTGCTGCTCTTCCTGATCATCAAGGTCCGGCTCCAGCCGTTCGTGGCGCTGCTCGGCGTCTCCATAGCCGTCGGCCTGCTGGCGGGCCTGTCGGTCACCGAACTCTTCGGCACGGTCCAGCGGTCGGACGCGGTGTCCACCATCGAGTCCGGTATGGGCGGCATCCTCGGCCATGTCGCGATCATCATCGGCCTGGGCACCATGCTCGGCGCGATCCTCGAAGTCAGCGGCGGCGCCGAAGTCCTCGCGGGCCGGTTGCTCGGGCTGTTCGGCGAGAAGCGGGCGCCCCTCGCGATGGGCCTGACGGGCCTCATCTTCGGCATCCCGGTCTTCTTCGACGTCGGCATCTTCGTCCTCGCGCCGATCGTCTACGCCGCCGCCAAGCGCTCGGGCAAGTCCGTCCTGCTGTACTGCCTGCCCCTGCTCGCCGGTCTCTCCGTCACCCACGCCTTCCTGCCCCCGCACCCGGGCCCGGTGGCCGCCGCCGGACTGCTGCACGTGGACCTCGGCTGGGTCATCCTCATGGGCGTCGTCTGCGGACTGCCCGCCGTCGTCGCCGCGTGGGTCTACTCCGCCTGGATCGGCAAGCGGATCTTCGTCCCCGTGCCGCAGGACATGGTCGAGGCCGCCCAGGAGGCCAAGGACGCCGTCGTCGCCGAGCAGCGCGCCTCCGGCGTCGAGCCGCGCGAGACCCCGGTGCCGCTCGGCACGGTCCTCGGCATCATCGGCACGCCGCTCCTCCTCATCCTCGCCGCGACCTTCTCCTCCATCGCACTGGACGAGTCCACGCTGCGCTCGGTCATCGAGTTCTTCGGCCACCCGTTCGTGGCGCTCACCCTCGCCCTGTTCCTCGCCTACTACCTGCTGGGCGTCCGGCGCGGCTGGTCCCGCAAGTCCCTGGAGACCGTCTCCACGTCCTCCCTCAAGCCGGTCGGCAACATCCTGCTGGTGGTCGGCGCGGGCGGCGTCTTCGGCGCGGTCCTCAAGGGCAGCGGGGTCGCCCAGGCGCTGTCCGACACCTTCAACGACGTCGGCCTGCCGGTGATCGTGCTGTCGTACCTGATCTCCGTGGTGCTGCGGGTCGCGCAGGGCTCGGCGACGGTGGCGATCGTGACGACGGCGGGCATCGTGGCGCCGCTGCTGTCCGAGGGCGACCACTCGCAGGCGTTCGTGGCGCTCGTCATCATGGCCATCTCGGCGGGCTCGATCTTCGCCTCGCACGTGAACGACGGCGGGTTCTGGATGGTCGCCAAGTACTTCGGCATCAGCGAGCGGGACACCCTCAAGACGTGGACCGTGCTGGAGAGCGTGCTGTCCGTCGCCGGCTTCGTCGTCGCGGCGGCGCTGAGCCTGGTCGTGTGA
- a CDS encoding RidA family protein — MTEKVALTPKTHTTPPAQFSHGVRKGNILQVAGQVGFLPAEEGKPPTPAGPTLREQTLQTLANVKAILEEGGASWDDVMMIRVYLTDVDHFAEMNEIYNAYFEEQGLTQPPAARTTVYVGLPAGLLIEIDALAVLG, encoded by the coding sequence ATGACCGAGAAAGTCGCGCTGACCCCGAAGACCCACACCACCCCGCCCGCGCAGTTCTCGCACGGCGTCCGCAAGGGCAACATCCTGCAGGTCGCCGGCCAGGTCGGGTTCCTGCCCGCCGAGGAGGGCAAGCCGCCCACGCCGGCCGGCCCCACCCTGCGCGAGCAGACCCTCCAGACCCTCGCCAACGTCAAGGCGATCCTCGAGGAGGGCGGCGCGAGCTGGGACGACGTGATGATGATCCGCGTCTACCTGACCGACGTGGACCACTTCGCCGAGATGAACGAGATCTACAACGCCTACTTCGAGGAGCAGGGCCTCACCCAGCCGCCCGCCGCCCGCACGACCGTCTACGTCGGTCTCCCCGCCGGCCTCCTCATCGAGATCGACGCGCTCGCCGTCCTCGGCTGA
- a CDS encoding IclR family transcriptional regulator has translation MSQTVDRALSILPLLAEGPADLGQVADRLGVHKSTALRLLRTLHEHGMVYRQSDQRYRLGARLFALAQEAMENLDVREIAHSHLVRLNETCGHTVHLAVYEENEVLYIDKVESRYPVRMYSRIGKPVAITVAAVAKLLLADLPEPERRALAEQLDYPMYTPRSTPHAAAFLQELAKVREQGWATDLGGHEESINCVAAPIRGADGRVVAAMSVSAPNVVVTADELLTLLPLVRRTADAISGEYSGRTPAEPK, from the coding sequence ATGAGCCAGACCGTAGACCGCGCCCTGAGCATCCTTCCGCTGCTCGCGGAGGGCCCCGCCGACCTCGGCCAGGTCGCCGACCGCCTCGGCGTGCACAAGTCCACGGCCCTCCGCCTCCTGCGCACCCTCCACGAACACGGCATGGTCTACCGCCAGTCCGACCAGCGCTACCGCCTCGGCGCGCGCCTCTTCGCCCTCGCGCAGGAGGCGATGGAGAACCTCGACGTCCGCGAGATCGCCCACTCCCACCTCGTCCGCCTCAACGAGACCTGCGGACACACCGTCCACCTCGCCGTGTACGAGGAGAACGAGGTCCTCTACATCGACAAGGTGGAGAGCCGCTACCCGGTGCGGATGTACTCCCGGATCGGCAAGCCCGTCGCCATCACCGTCGCCGCCGTGGCCAAGCTGCTCCTCGCCGACCTGCCCGAACCCGAGCGCCGCGCCCTCGCGGAGCAGCTCGACTACCCCATGTACACGCCCCGTTCGACACCCCACGCGGCCGCGTTCCTCCAGGAGCTGGCCAAGGTGCGCGAACAGGGCTGGGCCACCGACCTCGGCGGCCACGAGGAGTCCATCAACTGCGTCGCCGCGCCGATCCGCGGCGCCGACGGCCGGGTGGTCGCCGCGATGTCGGTCTCCGCGCCGAACGTCGTCGTCACCGCCGACGAACTCCTCACCCTGCTCCCGCTGGTGCGCCGCACCGCGGACGCCATCAGCGGCGAGTACTCCGGCCGGACCCCGGCAGAACCGAAGTGA
- a CDS encoding sugar kinase, which produces MTVTGNGNAPDVVDVVALGESMVTFLPSRPGPLADVPSFHRSIGGAESNVACALAAAGHTTRWVSRVGADGFGDHLLAAIGGHGVDVSYVRRDPDRPTGVYFRTAGDRAGASHEVAYYRAGSAASAMTPAGVDLDAVRAGRVLHLSGITAALSPGCLDLLRELTSPHPGRPLISFDVNHRPGLRRDGYGPEVLLDLARSADVVFVGEDEAEEAWGITGGPAAVREALPEPDTLVVKQGAEGAVAFCPSAGAGGAPSGGGAPQAPGCDDTLRPAATAPALKVDVVATTGAGDAFAAGFLSAALRGLPLKARLRHGHLMAAAALTAPGDLAAPPARALADRLAALDDTAWGTLRLGPGWTAADAEAVEEARTP; this is translated from the coding sequence GTGACCGTCACCGGAAACGGCAACGCCCCCGACGTCGTGGACGTCGTCGCGCTCGGCGAGTCCATGGTGACGTTCCTGCCGTCCCGACCCGGCCCCCTCGCCGACGTCCCCTCCTTCCACCGGTCGATCGGCGGCGCGGAGTCCAACGTGGCGTGCGCGCTCGCGGCGGCCGGCCACACCACCCGGTGGGTCAGCCGGGTCGGCGCCGACGGCTTCGGCGACCACCTCCTCGCCGCGATCGGCGGCCACGGCGTCGACGTGTCGTACGTCCGCCGCGACCCGGACCGCCCCACCGGCGTCTACTTCCGCACGGCCGGCGACAGGGCGGGCGCCTCGCACGAGGTCGCCTACTACCGGGCGGGCTCGGCGGCGTCGGCGATGACGCCGGCCGGCGTGGACCTGGACGCCGTACGCGCCGGGCGCGTCCTGCACCTCTCCGGCATCACGGCGGCGCTCTCGCCCGGCTGCCTGGACCTGCTGCGGGAGCTGACGTCCCCGCACCCGGGGCGCCCCTTGATCTCCTTCGACGTGAACCACCGCCCGGGCCTGCGGCGGGACGGGTACGGCCCCGAGGTCCTGCTGGACCTGGCCCGTTCGGCAGACGTCGTCTTCGTCGGCGAGGACGAGGCGGAGGAAGCCTGGGGCATCACGGGCGGCCCGGCCGCCGTCCGGGAAGCCCTTCCCGAACCGGACACCCTGGTGGTGAAACAGGGCGCGGAGGGGGCGGTCGCCTTCTGCCCCTCCGCGGGCGCCGGGGGCGCCCCCTCCGGGGGAGGCGCCCCGCAGGCGCCGGGCTGCGACGACACCCTCCGCCCCGCCGCAACGGCCCCCGCCCTGAAGGTCGACGTGGTCGCGACGACCGGCGCAGGCGACGCCTTCGCGGCAGGCTTCCTCTCGGCCGCCCTGCGCGGCCTGCCGCTGAAAGCACGGCTCCGCCACGGCCACCTCATGGCGGCAGCCGCCCTCACCGCCCCCGGCGACCTCGCCGCGCCCCCCGCCCGCGCCCTCGCCGACCGCCTCGCCGCCCTCGACGACACCGCGTGGGGGACACTGCGACTCGGCCCCGGCTGGACAGCAGCCGACGCAGAGGCCGTAGAGGAGGCACGCACCCCATGA
- a CDS encoding alanine racemase produces MVLDALARLAEERVGHRFKGLPPDAADLTVGELAAQRRNLFTGGFTTPVLALSAERLEHNLAALETYAERHGLAFAPHGKTSMAPRLFHRQIERGAWGITLAVPHQVRVAREFGIERVFLANELVDPAALRWIAAEQDADPAFRFVCYVDSVRGVELMDAALDGTSRPVDVVVELAAGEGARTGVRTEAECAAVADAVAAARALRLVGVAGYEGEVPRADPERVRAWLRRLVALAVDFDAAGRFAGLDEIVVSAGGSAWFDAVADVFAEVPELSAPVLKLLRSGAYVSHDDGHYQRLTPFNRVPEEGGLEPAFRLWTQVVSRPSAEQAFTNAGKRDAAYDLDLPVARVVRRDGAERPATGIEVTGLSDQHAWLRTSPEADLEVGDWVGLGLSHPCTSFDKWALIPVAEADGTVVDYIRTFF; encoded by the coding sequence ATGGTCCTCGATGCTCTCGCCCGCCTCGCCGAGGAACGGGTCGGCCACCGTTTCAAGGGCCTCCCGCCGGACGCCGCGGACCTCACCGTGGGCGAGCTGGCCGCGCAGCGCCGGAACCTCTTCACGGGGGGTTTCACGACCCCCGTGCTCGCGCTGTCCGCCGAGCGTCTGGAGCACAACCTGGCGGCGCTGGAGACGTACGCCGAGCGGCACGGTCTCGCCTTCGCGCCGCACGGCAAGACCTCCATGGCGCCGCGGCTCTTCCACCGCCAGATCGAGCGGGGGGCGTGGGGCATCACGCTGGCGGTGCCGCACCAGGTGCGGGTGGCGCGGGAGTTCGGGATCGAGCGGGTGTTCCTGGCCAACGAGCTGGTCGACCCGGCGGCGCTGCGGTGGATCGCCGCCGAGCAGGACGCCGATCCCGCGTTCCGGTTCGTCTGCTACGTGGACTCCGTGCGCGGGGTGGAGCTGATGGACGCGGCGCTGGACGGGACGTCCCGGCCGGTGGACGTGGTGGTCGAGCTGGCCGCCGGCGAGGGCGCGCGCACCGGGGTGCGGACCGAGGCGGAGTGCGCGGCCGTCGCCGACGCCGTGGCGGCCGCGCGGGCGCTGCGGCTGGTCGGGGTGGCCGGGTACGAGGGCGAGGTGCCGCGGGCGGACCCGGAGCGGGTGCGCGCCTGGCTGCGGCGGCTGGTGGCGCTGGCCGTGGACTTCGACGCGGCGGGACGGTTCGCGGGGCTGGACGAGATCGTGGTGAGCGCGGGCGGGAGCGCCTGGTTCGACGCGGTGGCGGACGTCTTCGCGGAGGTTCCGGAGCTGTCGGCGCCGGTGCTGAAGCTGCTGCGGTCCGGGGCGTACGTGTCGCACGACGACGGGCACTACCAGCGGCTGACCCCCTTCAACCGGGTGCCGGAAGAGGGCGGTCTGGAGCCGGCGTTCCGGCTGTGGACGCAGGTGGTGTCCCGGCCGTCGGCGGAGCAGGCGTTCACCAACGCGGGCAAGCGGGACGCGGCGTACGACCTGGATCTGCCGGTCGCCCGGGTGGTCCGCAGGGACGGGGCGGAGCGGCCGGCCACGGGGATCGAGGTGACGGGCCTGTCCGACCAGCACGCGTGGCTGCGCACCTCTCCGGAGGCGGATCTGGAGGTGGGAGACTGGGTGGGGCTCGGGCTGTCCCACCCCTGCACGTCCTTCGACAAGTGGGCGCTGATCCCCGTGGCGGAGGCGGACGGCACGGTCGTCGACTACATCCGTACCTTCTTCTAG